In a genomic window of Vicia villosa cultivar HV-30 ecotype Madison, WI unplaced genomic scaffold, Vvil1.0 ctg.001555F_1_1, whole genome shotgun sequence:
- the LOC131635826 gene encoding fasciclin-like arabinogalactan protein 21 produces MAPSCWCWFPIYFVASVTLGIIAITSAIHSNSKPTPQEIPPQTLTLSTNATQALKNSGFTLMADLLHRSPPFFLPPQNSTFFAIKDSAISNTSLPLWFLKSLLLYHTFTTKLTMQELLNVSQGTCMTTLFRQKNASITKIETLQKTVEINRVSISNPNMFLGEQFIIHGVVAPFSSIQREDLQGGPDFIHSPTCPSSSSLSSSSPSPSSSSSNRSSSNRNSTYTNGDFKKIVEWNRIIQFLGSKGYSSFSIALHSVLEGLLKESVSYHFASVTIFAPPDVNLLSYPSHLLYRAVKIHILPQRLTYKELSLFPVRTLLKTLMPEHHLEIDGVLGFMAGVVINGIEIVKPDMFVSEKFVVHGISRAFKMAESNV; encoded by the coding sequence atggCTCCATCATGTTGGTGCTGGTTTCCAATCTACTTCGTCGCCTCCGTCACACTAGGCATCATCGCAATCACCTCCGCAATCCACTCAAACTCCAAACCCACCCCTCAAGAAATCCCACCACAAACCCTAACTCTCTCCACAAACGCCACACAAGCTCTCAAAAACTCAGGCTTCACTCTCATGGCTGATCTTCTCCACCGTTCACCACCCTTCTTTCTCCCACCACAAAACTCCACTTTCTTTGCCATCAAAGACTCCGCTATCTCCAACACTTCACTCCCTCTCTGGTTCCTCAAAAGCCTCCTTCTTTACCACACTTTCACAACCAAACTCACCATGCAAGAGCTTCTGAACGTATCTCAAGGTACCTGCATGACAACCCTTTTCCGTCAAAAGAATGCTTCCATAACGAAAATCGAAACTTTGCAGAAAACTGTTGAGATTAACCGTGTTTCGATATCAAACCCTAATATGTTTCTTGGCGAACAATTCATCATTCATGGCGTTGTTGCACCTTTTTCTTCTATTCAACGTGAAGATTTACAAGGTGGTCCTGATTTCATTCATTCACCTACTTgcccttcatcatcatcattatcatcatcatcaccatcaccatcaTCGTCTTCATCGAATAGGTCATCATCGAATAGAAATTCGACATATACTAATGGCGATTTCAAGAAAATCGTCGAATGGAACCGAATAATTCAGTTTCTCGGTTCGAAAGGTTATTCATCATTTTCAATTGCACTACATTCAGTTCTTGAAGGGCTTCTGAAAGAGTCAGTGAGTTATCATTTTGCTTCAGTTACAATCTTTGCTCCACCTGATGTGAATTTACTTAGTTACCCTTCACATTTGCTATATAGAGCAGTGAAGATTCACATTCTGCCTCAGAGATTGACTTACAAGGAACTCAGTCTTTTTCCTGTTAGGACTTTGTTGAAGACATTGATGCCTGAGCATCATCTTGAGATTGATGGAGTTCTAGGGTTTATGGCAGGTGTTGTTATTAATGGGATTGAGATTGTGAAACCTGATATGTTTGTTTCTGAGAAGTTTGTGGTTCATGGAATTTCTAGAGCTTTTAAGATGGCTGAGAGTAATGTTTGA